In Jaculus jaculus isolate mJacJac1 chromosome 4, mJacJac1.mat.Y.cur, whole genome shotgun sequence, a single genomic region encodes these proteins:
- the Ctdsp1 gene encoding carboxy-terminal domain RNA polymerase II polypeptide A small phosphatase 1 isoform X2 — MEGEWEWTVGPRALGLLSRGYPGDQKTSASQKPRSRGILHSLFCCVCRDEGEALPAHSGAPLLVEENGTIPKQTSVQYLLPEAKAQDSDKICVVIDLDETLVHSSFKPVNNADFIIPVEIDGVVHQVYVLKRPHVDEFLQRMGELFECVLFTASLAKYADPVADLLDKWGAFRARLFRESCVFHRGNYVKDLSRLGRDLRRVLILDNSPASYVFHPDNAVPVASWFDNMSDTELHDLLPFFEQLSRVDDVYSVLRQPRPGS, encoded by the exons ATGGAGGGAGAGTGGGAGTGGACGGTGGGGCCTCGCGCCCTGGGCCTCCTGAGCAGGGGCTACCCAG GTGACCAGAAAACATCTGCTTCCCAGAAGCCCCGGAGCCGGGGCAtcctccactccctcttctgctgtGTCTGCCGAGATGAAGGGGAGGCCCTGCCTGCTCACAGTGGGGCTCCCCTGCTAGTGGAGGAGAATGGCACCATCCCCAAG CAGACCTCAGTCCAGTACCTGCTTCCGGAGGCCAAGGCTCAGGACTCGGACAAGATCTGTGTGGTCATTGACTTGgatgagaccctggtgcacagtTCCTTCAAG CCAGTGAACAATGCGGACTTCATCATTCCCGTGGAGATTGATGGGGTGGTCCACCAG GTCTATGTGCTGAAGCGGCCCCACGTGGATGAGTTCCTGCAGCGAATGGGCGAGCTGTTCGAGTGTGTGCTGTTCACCGCCAGCCTTGCCAAG tacgCAGATCCCGTAGCTGACCTGCTGGATAAATGGGGCGCCTTCCGAGCCAGGCTGTTTCGAGAGTCCTGCGTCTTCCACCGGGGGAACTATGTGAAGGACCTGAGCCGGCTGGGCCGGGACCTCCGGCGGGTTCTCATCCTGGACAACTCGCCAGCCTCCTACGTCTTCCACCCAGACAACGCC GTGCCCGTGGCCTCGTGGTTTGACAACATGAGTGACACGGAACTCCACGACCTTCTCCCCTTCTTTGAGCAACTCAGCCGTGTGGATGACGTGTACTCGGTGCTCAGGCAGCCGAGGCCGGGGAGCTAG
- the Ctdsp1 gene encoding carboxy-terminal domain RNA polymerase II polypeptide A small phosphatase 1 isoform X1 encodes MDSSAVITQISKEEARGPLRGKGDQKTSASQKPRSRGILHSLFCCVCRDEGEALPAHSGAPLLVEENGTIPKQTSVQYLLPEAKAQDSDKICVVIDLDETLVHSSFKPVNNADFIIPVEIDGVVHQVYVLKRPHVDEFLQRMGELFECVLFTASLAKYADPVADLLDKWGAFRARLFRESCVFHRGNYVKDLSRLGRDLRRVLILDNSPASYVFHPDNAVPVASWFDNMSDTELHDLLPFFEQLSRVDDVYSVLRQPRPGS; translated from the exons ATGGACAGCTCGGCCGTCATTACTCAGATCAGCAAGGAGGAGGCGCGGGGCCCGCTGCGGGGCAAAG GTGACCAGAAAACATCTGCTTCCCAGAAGCCCCGGAGCCGGGGCAtcctccactccctcttctgctgtGTCTGCCGAGATGAAGGGGAGGCCCTGCCTGCTCACAGTGGGGCTCCCCTGCTAGTGGAGGAGAATGGCACCATCCCCAAG CAGACCTCAGTCCAGTACCTGCTTCCGGAGGCCAAGGCTCAGGACTCGGACAAGATCTGTGTGGTCATTGACTTGgatgagaccctggtgcacagtTCCTTCAAG CCAGTGAACAATGCGGACTTCATCATTCCCGTGGAGATTGATGGGGTGGTCCACCAG GTCTATGTGCTGAAGCGGCCCCACGTGGATGAGTTCCTGCAGCGAATGGGCGAGCTGTTCGAGTGTGTGCTGTTCACCGCCAGCCTTGCCAAG tacgCAGATCCCGTAGCTGACCTGCTGGATAAATGGGGCGCCTTCCGAGCCAGGCTGTTTCGAGAGTCCTGCGTCTTCCACCGGGGGAACTATGTGAAGGACCTGAGCCGGCTGGGCCGGGACCTCCGGCGGGTTCTCATCCTGGACAACTCGCCAGCCTCCTACGTCTTCCACCCAGACAACGCC GTGCCCGTGGCCTCGTGGTTTGACAACATGAGTGACACGGAACTCCACGACCTTCTCCCCTTCTTTGAGCAACTCAGCCGTGTGGATGACGTGTACTCGGTGCTCAGGCAGCCGAGGCCGGGGAGCTAG
- the Ctdsp1 gene encoding carboxy-terminal domain RNA polymerase II polypeptide A small phosphatase 1 isoform X3, with protein MDSSAVITQISKEEARGPLRGKGDQKTSASQKPRSRGILHSLFCCVCRDEGEALPAHSGAPLLVEENGTIPKTSVQYLLPEAKAQDSDKICVVIDLDETLVHSSFKPVNNADFIIPVEIDGVVHQVYVLKRPHVDEFLQRMGELFECVLFTASLAKYADPVADLLDKWGAFRARLFRESCVFHRGNYVKDLSRLGRDLRRVLILDNSPASYVFHPDNAVPVASWFDNMSDTELHDLLPFFEQLSRVDDVYSVLRQPRPGS; from the exons ATGGACAGCTCGGCCGTCATTACTCAGATCAGCAAGGAGGAGGCGCGGGGCCCGCTGCGGGGCAAAG GTGACCAGAAAACATCTGCTTCCCAGAAGCCCCGGAGCCGGGGCAtcctccactccctcttctgctgtGTCTGCCGAGATGAAGGGGAGGCCCTGCCTGCTCACAGTGGGGCTCCCCTGCTAGTGGAGGAGAATGGCACCATCCCCAAG ACCTCAGTCCAGTACCTGCTTCCGGAGGCCAAGGCTCAGGACTCGGACAAGATCTGTGTGGTCATTGACTTGgatgagaccctggtgcacagtTCCTTCAAG CCAGTGAACAATGCGGACTTCATCATTCCCGTGGAGATTGATGGGGTGGTCCACCAG GTCTATGTGCTGAAGCGGCCCCACGTGGATGAGTTCCTGCAGCGAATGGGCGAGCTGTTCGAGTGTGTGCTGTTCACCGCCAGCCTTGCCAAG tacgCAGATCCCGTAGCTGACCTGCTGGATAAATGGGGCGCCTTCCGAGCCAGGCTGTTTCGAGAGTCCTGCGTCTTCCACCGGGGGAACTATGTGAAGGACCTGAGCCGGCTGGGCCGGGACCTCCGGCGGGTTCTCATCCTGGACAACTCGCCAGCCTCCTACGTCTTCCACCCAGACAACGCC GTGCCCGTGGCCTCGTGGTTTGACAACATGAGTGACACGGAACTCCACGACCTTCTCCCCTTCTTTGAGCAACTCAGCCGTGTGGATGACGTGTACTCGGTGCTCAGGCAGCCGAGGCCGGGGAGCTAG